The genome window tcttcctttttctttcctctccttcttcctggccagtgactctgtcccccaggctctgcccctgtggcacgcttaggtagagatttgcagttgataagtctctatggtgatgttatatattaggcttcagtcgtgttggcagtcgaggctcattagcatttgcaggttccAACAATGAGTTTGTTTTCCCGGagcttctctcctagtctctccttcctgaattagcagcctgatgatccagctatggggttgctgctgcctctgcctggagagtatgaggctcaaagagctggcaaataccctctctatccccactcagagcAGGGCTCTGattaaggctctgtcagtcagagccgccagcataatcaggcggggctgggagccaattgctctcaaggtgcctttctatgcacctccaggcatgtccagtatgcttcagcactctgtgggaccactctccccaagCTTTTTGCACTtcgtaacctgttttggctgggtagaagatggcctagttgctgtttgcaaaacaggaggtcttaaaagctgccaaatccctctttttaacgcATAGCCctaagtatgaaagctctgccaatcagaagttgccccctcccctacgtgcatagcaaaaggcactaaaaaatatcacgcctcttgtcttagatcgctgaactgagagagatcttgtcagttagtcGCATAGGTCAGttaggaggtgagcagactgtgggttaagctaacttcagcgattggatccacagatctgctcccgagtcagactgcaagctgcttgcatgCCCCCTAGGGCTGTTAGCTTGAAtagctgggtgaggcaccccacctgcctggagaagttcgggcatagggaagtttgctttcgcGCATTCCCCGCGCACCGCTGTTCAGtgtgcagggaccacaccaagactctggtcacagcccacacaaaggcctctgactctgcccctctgtccaggaacacaggcgcccactcccggggcgctaggaggaacctctcgcacactattagcactcaccgaccaggatatcaggtctAATGGCAGCCGCCACTCGCCCGTCTTTGCCAGCGTCTGGTGCGGGTGTTAGCTCACATTGGCTGAGTcactgcaggcacactctttccttggctcggacatctgtgccacagcctggctcaatccctccacacccttagccctctatctcagttccaagtgaaagcagcccttgcttaggttaatgaggaaggcagagtgttcctttctccgtcttatttccttcagggttgattatatatatatatttagtccatttttcactcaatcatacctttgtgtacagtgtgtgggacttctagacgctccaaggatagatttttctgtctctggttgaagaacttgttgaaattttggggagatttatcagtatcactcctCATGGCGTCATTTTTCTGATCTCACTCCCTTAAACATCTTTATAAgtattgttttgaactctgttgtttagtattttgctttcatttaatttagttctttttttggaaatctctctgtttcttcatttgggACCTGATTCTCTGTCTCCACATTTTAGCTATTTCTCTATGTTTGTTTCTACATATTAGGTAGAACTGCTATGTCTCCTAAAATTGGAGAAGTTTCCTTGTGTAGTAGATGCCCGGTGGGCCCAGTGAGGCAACCTCCCAATTATACAAACTGTGCACTATAGGTGCTCCCCTGTatgggctgtgtgcactgtcctgttgcAGTTGATCTTTAATTGCTGTTGGTGTCACTGGGAGGTATTGACCCTCTGGCCAATTGGCTGGGAGTACTGGCTATGACTACAACAGAGGAGCTTCTGTGCAAGAGCCAACCCTATATTGTAAGATTTGCTTCAGTGGGGATTTGGTGCTCACCAAGTCGACCTGTTGAGTGTGTTGCTGGTGAGGTGGTAAGGTTGTAATCCAGCATTGTCTGAGATGGTCCACTGGGTatcctggctctggggcctctcagGGGTACAAACTCAACCACCACCTGTGTCCCTCCTATGGCCACCTGATAGGAGCTGAGGGCAATTTGCAAATGGCTTGCTAGTGCCAGACCTGGGAACTCTTAGCAAGAGGTGCTGTGTATACAGAGGCCAAAtcctgcttgtttgagagattttaggaaagtttgaAACATAAACTAAGAGAGGCCAGTTGTATGGAAAAGTCACTGGAAATGGCTTGGATGGGCTGAAAGTTGGGTGGGGAAGGATATCAGGGAATCTCCAGGGCGGGGAAAACAGTGTGagtcaggttgatggagactcagatatggcacccacCTGTTAGCTCTATAGAAGAGGAAgtgtctcagaaaaggaacaatggcctctgccagcacttttttCTGACAGAAAGCTGCTACACTAGATTTTGTTGCCCTGATGCCAGATAATCCAGTTCCTCCCCAAATGTctctggttcctttcaagctgctgccccagtgctggagctcagagagagtgagtccCAGTTAGTCTGTGCACcagccctttaagaggagctgcctgggactccagcagcctctaTATCACCCAGCCACAGTCCTGttgatttttacagccagaagttatgaggaCTTCTCCTCCTGGCTCTGGAAGCTGGGGCTGGGGGACCTGGTGTGGAGCTTGGCCCCTTTGCTATTCAGGGTATCTTCACAACTGAGATActccttttttgattttttttattcattgattttaaagagaatagagagaaacagagagagagagagagagagagagagagagagagagagagagagaaaggcgggaaggggtacctttttattttaaatcaccaCACACAGGTGTGATGCCAGCCATCTGCATCTCTGCCACTCCCACCAGTCCTAATTTGACATCTTCTTGAAATCCCTAGGTGTAATACTTTCTTTCAGCTAGATTTTATGTGATTCAGAATGACAGTTGTTCTGCAGTTTAGTTGTAATAGTGATGTTGTTTGGGAGAATTTAAGTACTGCATTTATTTCACTTCCATCTTCTTATCTATTGGCTAAGGCTGTTTTGAGTGAAAATTAGAACTGCAGCCGCTCGTATTCGGGCTCTTCCTGTCCATGTACCTAATCACCATGTTGGGAACCTGCTCATCATCCTGGATGTCAGTTCAGACTCCCACCTCCACAtgcccatgtacttcttcctctgCAACCTGTCCCTGGTGGACACctgctccacctccaccaccatcctGAAGATGCTGCTGAACATGcagactcagagcagagtcatagcctatattttcctattttttgcaGGGTTGATTGACTTTATCCTGACTGTGATGGCCTATGACCACTTTGTGGCCATCTGCCAGCCCCTGCACTACACAGTCATCATGAATTGCCAGCTTTGTGGACTGCTGGTTCTGGTGTCCTGGGTCATTAGTGCCCTGTATTCTTTGTTGCAAAGCTTAATGACATTGCAACTGTCCTTCTGTACATACTTGGAAATTCTACACATTTTCTGTGAACTCAATCAGATGATCCAACCTGCTTGTTCTGATACTTTTCTTAATAACATGGTGATGTATTTTGGAGTTGGCCTGCTGGGTGGTGGTCCCTTTGATGGTATCATTTACTTCTACTCCAAGATAGTGTCATGCATACAAGGAATTCCATCAGCTCAGgggaaatataaaacatttctacCTATTCATCTCACCTCTcagttgtctctttatttttttacaagccTAGGCATGTACCTCAGCTTTGCTGCTACCCACAGCTCACACTCAAGTGCAACAGCCATGCATACAACATGCATACAACACTCAGTGTTGTACGCCATGGTCACACCCATGCTGAACCCTTTCATTTACAGTCTGAAGAATAAAGACATAAAGCAGGCTCTGAAGAGATTTGCTGGGATGGCAGGTAAAAAAGGACTAGTTGTCCTAGGGCTGAGGAAGTACCCATGATTGCAGGGCTCAAGGTCTTGGAGCCAGAACTTTCTATTCTTTAATCAACATGGGGTCTTAGAACTTgcaccttcttttttatttcctggaaTTTCCGTTTATGTTTCAACATCTCTATCCAATTTAAGTAACCACTTTATTAAACTTTCTGCTCTGTTATATAAACAGTTTTTCCCTGTGTTCCTACCTTTACAGTTTTTCTAATCTTAATCAGAAATACTTGGAAATCAGGTTTATTTCATGGGCCACACAGGTTTCTTAAGAATAATTTCTTCCCATGACATATATTATtgtatgtaatatttttcttactttatagATTGAATAATTATAAGTCATATTACTCATGTGGAATAAACTTCACTtgactatttatatatttatataattttattccagaaaaatctaaaaccactttttcacttttgtttttcttattctttgtatgtcagtattttaattgctatttcTGATAATGTAGAGtttatcattttttcatttaactATAGATAGTGATACTAAAACCCAGGAATTCCTGGGGCAATGGCTTGGATCATACTACTTGTTATTCAGACCCAAGCTGTGGCTGAACTGGCCCTGGTGGTCCTTACAATAATTGCTACCACCATCGGGAAACTGTGAAACCACAAGATTTAATACTGAACAGACTTTGTGTGTACTGAACACACAAGGAAATCATAGGAAGAAAgcgaaaaagaaagaaagaatgaacctCTGCCTTTATGGAGGTCTAAAGACAGGATGGCTAGAGTATTACAGAGCCATCCTTCATTGACGATTTTAAAACATAAGAGCTGGAATTAGggtggggaaggaaagaggatCACTCATGAGGTAGTTATCTAAGCTGTCGGAGTCTCTAAAAGGGGGAACTCATGGGTGGGGCAACCAGGGTACTTATCTGCCAGGGTGTCATACAATTGACAGTATGTTTATTAGATTGGTTATCTTTGAAATGAGGCCTCATAAACCAAAAGCTAATGTCAATCATTTCACTAAAAACATGCTACTGTGTTCTTACCTTCTTCCTGGTTTCATTCAGTGCAGTGTCCAGAATACCCACCATAATTATGACAAAAATTAATTATCAAATATATATCTCCTACTGGAGTGTACACGGAAAGgcaaatttcaataaatatactgctcacaaaaattaggggatatttcaaaatgaatatgaagcgattaaaaaagagcatttgatttttttaaaaacaagatcatcagaaaagcaaacaagtcaaagaaagttgtttgattatgcaaatgagatgcaaagctaatttttatttcattggtgaaaatgcactatacaaaaggctgacagTATcggcacgttccctgatcccctaatttttgtgagcaaggtagattaagaaatatattttagtgtCAGAGGAACCAAAAATTTTAGTCACTCATTTTATTACTACACaagacatttcttttctctttttttcaccatgaccaagtggggtttattcccaGGACATAACATtggtttaatattcaaaatttaagtGATGTAATTCATAACACTAATAGGCTAAAGAAgttacatgatcatatcaatcaATGTAcagaaagcatttgacaaaattcaatttgAGGTAAAAGGCATATGTGCCTGTTTTCATTATTTATACGaggtcaggaagaaaaaaaagacatatagatcaaaaagaaataaaactgccctgactgaggatgacATGATTGTGGGAATGTTAGCCTGAGAGATTACTCTGCTGTGTTGGAGGAGGGATTGTCAAAACTGTATTTGCATTTGTTGTTGGTGTTTCAAATgctaaaacaaaaaccacaagcaATCTTCTCTTCAAACGTTTGAGGTTCTTCCTAGAGA of Saccopteryx bilineata isolate mSacBil1 chromosome 1, mSacBil1_pri_phased_curated, whole genome shotgun sequence contains these proteins:
- the LOC136321015 gene encoding LOW QUALITY PROTEIN: olfactory receptor 7A5-like (The sequence of the model RefSeq protein was modified relative to this genomic sequence to represent the inferred CDS: inserted 1 base in 1 codon), producing MAAATRPSLPASELQPLVFGLFLSMYLITXVGNLLIILDVSSDSHLHMPMYFFLCNLSLVDTCSTSTTILKMLLNMQTQSRVIAYIFLFFAGLIDFILTVMAYDHFVAICQPLHYTVIMNCQLCGLLVLVSWVISALYSLLQSLMTLQLSFCTYLEILHIFCELNQMIQPACSDTFLNNMVMYFGVGLLGGGPFDGIIYFYSKIVSCIQGIPSAQGKYKAFSTCASHLSVVSLFYGTCLGVYLSSAATQSSHSSATASVMYTVVTPMLNPFFYSLRNKDIKQALKAFFVKETTIRPVVLD